One Oncorhynchus masou masou isolate Uvic2021 chromosome 18, UVic_Omas_1.1, whole genome shotgun sequence DNA window includes the following coding sequences:
- the LOC135505220 gene encoding transcription factor 20-like isoform X2 produces the protein MNINPNWYKVSTKKPKSQTNPLTQSSPSKASVSPNEQTSFVVKKKVQNKAESRCEGETKVQAAASLTGHMDNIYTNAGRCIESTSDSEHARFSKYPHNHRTSPITSSLPFAPDKDLEESVHRESGPEPPSEVDLLTVSSSLKTSPKKPGKHKAETTSSEAAAPTAKTRKATPAPKKKRKKPRLDQSSIFSPREPEIKLKYINYKEEKRDMRVDTFSPFIHIEHKPSSTSPANCTVINYPEEEKPRQNGQGQQQAGSSGSRGFIPGAVPSTSCLQLGRTSTHSQHHSSLVCCLCGGSANAMDLGDLHGPYYPEGYRPSTEAPASKPGLKEEEDLSDSDSSCSVRGRGRKCARPPGVPWPHKPDPRLKREGLPGRWTSDSDRSGSPGAKRGRIEAGPSVTSGSRAAVDDWFVPPVVPLDQCEYWLHEDCSVWSAGVFLVKGRVYGLEEAVKVAQETTCSRCHNPGATLGCFNKGCPNKYHYRCSLQSDCVLNEENFSMKCTKHKNKLFQGLPGSRRDNR, from the exons ATGAATATAAATCCTAACTGGTATAAAGTATCTACTAAAAAGCCCAAGTCTCAGACAAATCCCCTCACCCAGAGCAGTCCATCTAAAGCCAGTGTTAGTCCTAACGAACAGACCTCGTTTGTAGTGAAGAAGAAGGTCCAGAATAAAGCAGAGTCTCGCTGTGAGGGAGAGACTAAAGTACAGGCGGCAGCCTCACTGACCGGTCATATGGATAACATTTACACAAACGCAGGCCGTTGCATAGAGTCTACCTCAGATTCGGAACATGCCCGTTTTTCGAAATACCCACACAACCACCGCACATCTCCGATAACCTCCAGTCTGCCCTTTGCTCCAGACAAAGATTTAGAGGAGTCGGTACACAGAGAGTCAGGTCCCGAGCCCCCCTCTGAGGTGGATTTACTGACTGTATCGTCGTCACTTAAAACATCTCCAAAGAAACCCGGGAAGCATAAAGCTGAAACTACAAGCAGCGAAGCAGCTGCTCCCACAGCCAAAACAAGGAAGGCGACCCCTGCTCCCAAGAAGAAAAGGAAGAAACCCAGACTGGATCAGTCCTCAATATTCTCCCCTCGGGAGCCTGAGATCAAACTGAAATACATCAACtacaaggaggagaagagggacatGAGGGTGGACACGTTCTCTCCTTTCATCCACATAGAGCATaagccctcctccacctcccccgcCAACTGTACTGTCATCAACTACCCAGAGGAGGAGAAGCCCAGGCAGAATGGCCAGGGGCAACAGCAGGctggaagttcaggatccagggGTTTCATCCCAGGGGCTGTACCCTCCACTTCCTGCCTCCAGCTGGGCCGCACCTCCACCCACAGCCAGCACCACAGCTCCCTGGTTTGCTGCCTGTGTGGAGGCTCGGCTAACGCCATGGACCTTGGGGACCTCCACGGGCCATACTACCCTGAGGGATACAGACCCAGCACTGAAGCCCCAGCTAGCAAACCAGGCCTCAAAGAAGAGGAGGATCTCAGTGACTCTGACTCATCCTGCAGCGTGAGAGGCCGTGGTAGAAAGTGTGCTCGGCCCCCGGGGGTCCCCTGGCCCCACAAACCTGACCCCCGGCTGAAACGGGAGGGCCTGCCGGGGAGGTGGACGAGTGACAGCGACCGCTCAGGCAGCCCTGGAGCTAAGAGGGGCAGGATTGAGGCTGGGCCTTCGGTAACATCTGGGTCCAGGGCTGCAGTGGATGACTGGTTCGTTCCCCCGGTGGTGCCTCTGGACCAGTGTGAGTACTGGCTCCACGAGGACTGCAGCGTCTGGTCTGCAGGCGTGTTCCTGGTGAAGGGAAGGGTCTACGGCCTGGAAGAGGCAGTCAAGGTGGCTCAGGAGACG ACGTGTTCTCGCTGCCATAACCCAGGTGCCACGTTGGGCTGCTTCAACAAAGGATGTCCCAACAAGTATCACTACAGGTGTTCTCTACAGTCAG
- the LOC135505220 gene encoding transcription factor 20-like isoform X1 yields the protein MNINPNWYKVSTKKPKSQTNPLTQSSPSKASVSPNEQTSFVVKKKVQNKAESRCEGETKVQAAASLTGHMDNIYTNAGRCIESTSDSEHARFSKYPHNHRTSPITSSLPFAPDKDLEESVHRESGPEPPSEVDLLTVSSSLKTSPKKPGKHKAETTSSEAAAPTAKTRKATPAPKKKRKKPRLDQSSIFSPREPEIKLKYINYKEEKRDMRVDTFSPFIHIEHKPSSTSPANCTVINYPEEEKPRQNGQGQQQAGSSGSRGFIPGAVPSTSCLQLGRTSTHSQHHSSLVCCLCGGSANAMDLGDLHGPYYPEGYRPSTEAPASKPGLKEEEDLSDSDSSCSVRGRGRKCARPPGVPWPHKPDPRLKREGLPGRWTSDSDRSGSPGAKRGRIEAGPSVTSGSRAAVDDWFVPPVVPLDQCEYWLHEDCSVWSAGVFLVKGRVYGLEEAVKVAQETVSTCSRCHNPGATLGCFNKGCPNKYHYRCSLQSDCVLNEENFSMKCTKHKNKLFQGLPGSRRDNR from the exons ATGAATATAAATCCTAACTGGTATAAAGTATCTACTAAAAAGCCCAAGTCTCAGACAAATCCCCTCACCCAGAGCAGTCCATCTAAAGCCAGTGTTAGTCCTAACGAACAGACCTCGTTTGTAGTGAAGAAGAAGGTCCAGAATAAAGCAGAGTCTCGCTGTGAGGGAGAGACTAAAGTACAGGCGGCAGCCTCACTGACCGGTCATATGGATAACATTTACACAAACGCAGGCCGTTGCATAGAGTCTACCTCAGATTCGGAACATGCCCGTTTTTCGAAATACCCACACAACCACCGCACATCTCCGATAACCTCCAGTCTGCCCTTTGCTCCAGACAAAGATTTAGAGGAGTCGGTACACAGAGAGTCAGGTCCCGAGCCCCCCTCTGAGGTGGATTTACTGACTGTATCGTCGTCACTTAAAACATCTCCAAAGAAACCCGGGAAGCATAAAGCTGAAACTACAAGCAGCGAAGCAGCTGCTCCCACAGCCAAAACAAGGAAGGCGACCCCTGCTCCCAAGAAGAAAAGGAAGAAACCCAGACTGGATCAGTCCTCAATATTCTCCCCTCGGGAGCCTGAGATCAAACTGAAATACATCAACtacaaggaggagaagagggacatGAGGGTGGACACGTTCTCTCCTTTCATCCACATAGAGCATaagccctcctccacctcccccgcCAACTGTACTGTCATCAACTACCCAGAGGAGGAGAAGCCCAGGCAGAATGGCCAGGGGCAACAGCAGGctggaagttcaggatccagggGTTTCATCCCAGGGGCTGTACCCTCCACTTCCTGCCTCCAGCTGGGCCGCACCTCCACCCACAGCCAGCACCACAGCTCCCTGGTTTGCTGCCTGTGTGGAGGCTCGGCTAACGCCATGGACCTTGGGGACCTCCACGGGCCATACTACCCTGAGGGATACAGACCCAGCACTGAAGCCCCAGCTAGCAAACCAGGCCTCAAAGAAGAGGAGGATCTCAGTGACTCTGACTCATCCTGCAGCGTGAGAGGCCGTGGTAGAAAGTGTGCTCGGCCCCCGGGGGTCCCCTGGCCCCACAAACCTGACCCCCGGCTGAAACGGGAGGGCCTGCCGGGGAGGTGGACGAGTGACAGCGACCGCTCAGGCAGCCCTGGAGCTAAGAGGGGCAGGATTGAGGCTGGGCCTTCGGTAACATCTGGGTCCAGGGCTGCAGTGGATGACTGGTTCGTTCCCCCGGTGGTGCCTCTGGACCAGTGTGAGTACTGGCTCCACGAGGACTGCAGCGTCTGGTCTGCAGGCGTGTTCCTGGTGAAGGGAAGGGTCTACGGCCTGGAAGAGGCAGTCAAGGTGGCTCAGGAGACGGTAAGT ACGTGTTCTCGCTGCCATAACCCAGGTGCCACGTTGGGCTGCTTCAACAAAGGATGTCCCAACAAGTATCACTACAGGTGTTCTCTACAGTCAG